A part of Saliniradius amylolyticus genomic DNA contains:
- a CDS encoding tetratricopeptide repeat protein — MQNLIKITAIAAITLAAFTASGSPSGSLELKTSYADVYGVRDVEAGNYQTGVQKLSQFKAKTSHRGELADINTNLCVAYISQGDLQQATTTCSEAVKMYTSKREKSIAYNNLAVLSYLQGDAKASVENLEMAAYLNPHNDITARNLERVLARSQFASN; from the coding sequence ATGCAAAATCTAATCAAAATCACCGCAATCGCCGCCATTACTTTGGCCGCTTTCACTGCCAGTGGCAGCCCGTCAGGCTCACTGGAACTGAAAACAAGCTATGCCGATGTCTATGGTGTCAGAGATGTTGAAGCCGGAAACTACCAGACTGGCGTACAGAAACTCTCTCAGTTCAAAGCCAAGACGTCACACCGGGGCGAACTCGCCGACATTAACACCAATTTATGCGTGGCTTACATTTCTCAGGGCGACTTACAGCAGGCCACAACAACCTGCTCAGAAGCGGTCAAGATGTACACCAGTAAGAGAGAGAAAAGCATCGCCTATAACAACCTGGCGGTTTTAAGCTACCTGCAGGGTGACGCCAAGGCGAGTGTCGAAAATCTGGAGATGGCCGCTTATCTGAACCCTCACAATGATATTACCGCCCGTAATCTTGAACGGGTTCTGGCCAGAAGTCAGTTCGCCAGCAACTGA
- a CDS encoding GNAT family N-acetyltransferase, whose product MEFNIRHLEKSDAESLADTYRFTEVTEQTSQLPYMSSETVSDLFFSTRNYTLVAEQGGRIMGHVSLFLSDKARERHCASLAIAIHPDAQGKGLGRRLMHSMLEQADNWLNLVRIELEVHSDNKPAIELYKKYDFEIEGEKRFATFKRGQYHNLLIMARLRKEDRERERRAC is encoded by the coding sequence ATGGAATTTAACATTCGTCATCTTGAAAAATCTGATGCCGAGTCTCTCGCTGACACTTATCGCTTTACTGAGGTAACGGAGCAGACATCTCAACTGCCTTATATGAGCTCTGAAACAGTAAGCGATCTGTTTTTCAGTACCAGGAATTATACGCTGGTAGCCGAGCAGGGTGGCCGAATTATGGGACATGTTTCCTTGTTTTTATCAGACAAAGCCCGGGAGCGTCACTGTGCGTCTTTAGCGATTGCTATTCATCCTGACGCCCAGGGGAAGGGGCTTGGTCGTCGGTTGATGCACTCGATGCTGGAGCAGGCCGATAACTGGCTAAACCTGGTGCGTATCGAGTTGGAAGTGCATTCCGATAATAAGCCGGCTATCGAGCTCTATAAGAAGTATGACTTTGAAATTGAGGGCGAAAAGCGTTTTGCCACTTTTAAGAGAGGCCAGTACCATAACCTGTTGATTATGGCCCGGCTAAGAAAGGAAGACCGCGAAAGAGAGCGGCGAGCCTGCTGA
- a CDS encoding Bax inhibitor-1/YccA family protein, whose product MNQKTMYNTASKASVLETNKVLRNTYMLLSMTLAFSAVCAAITTAMQISAITSLLMSLGALGVLFVVHKKAESSSAIGWVFLFTGLLGGSLGHILNYYLGAFSNGPELIMQALGGTAVVFFGLSAYALTTKKDFSFMGGFLMVGLIVAIVAGIANIFLQIPAMSLAVSAGIVLIMSGFILFDTSRIIHGGETNYIRATVGLYLSIYNLFTALLHLLGAFGGED is encoded by the coding sequence ATGAATCAAAAGACGATGTACAACACGGCGTCCAAGGCATCTGTCCTTGAAACCAACAAGGTACTTCGCAACACCTATATGCTGCTGTCCATGACACTGGCATTCAGTGCCGTCTGTGCGGCCATCACCACTGCCATGCAAATCTCGGCGATCACATCGCTGTTAATGAGCCTGGGCGCGTTGGGTGTGCTGTTTGTGGTGCACAAAAAAGCAGAAAGCTCGTCTGCCATCGGTTGGGTATTCCTGTTTACCGGCCTGCTGGGCGGTTCACTGGGCCACATTCTTAACTACTACCTGGGCGCCTTTAGCAACGGTCCTGAACTGATTATGCAAGCACTGGGGGGGACCGCGGTGGTGTTCTTCGGTCTGTCCGCTTATGCCCTGACCACGAAGAAAGACTTCTCCTTTATGGGTGGTTTCTTAATGGTGGGCCTGATCGTGGCCATTGTTGCAGGTATTGCCAACATCTTCCTGCAGATCCCAGCCATGAGCCTGGCCGTGAGCGCCGGTATCGTGCTGATTATGTCCGGCTTCATCCTGTTTGATACCAGTCGTATCATCCATGGTGGCGAAACCAATTACATCCGAGCGACCGTAGGACTGTACTTAAGTATCTACAATCTGTTCACCGCTCTGCTGCACTTACTGGGTGCCTTTGGCGGCGAAGATTAA
- the tusD gene encoding sulfurtransferase complex subunit TusD: MASFTLLLTRSPFQSSGPATALTFAQSALALGHQINGVFFYLAGVDNANALHTPPGDEANWHDLWTEFHQKTQVPLHVCVTAAAKRGVIAKEDASQHQVQPNLHKPFQASGLGELIKLISQSDRVVQL; the protein is encoded by the coding sequence ATGGCAAGCTTTACATTACTTCTCACTCGCTCCCCCTTTCAGTCATCAGGCCCTGCTACGGCACTGACCTTTGCGCAATCGGCTCTGGCACTCGGCCACCAAATTAACGGAGTATTTTTCTATCTGGCGGGCGTCGATAACGCCAATGCTCTGCATACTCCCCCGGGCGACGAGGCCAACTGGCATGACCTTTGGACCGAGTTTCACCAAAAGACTCAGGTGCCCCTGCATGTGTGCGTGACCGCAGCCGCCAAACGTGGCGTGATTGCCAAAGAAGATGCCAGCCAACATCAGGTACAGCCGAACTTACACAAGCCCTTTCAGGCCTCTGGCTTAGGCGAATTGATCAAGCTGATAAGCCAGAGCGATCGGGTGGTGCAGTTATGA
- the tusC gene encoding sulfurtransferase complex subunit TusC, translating to MTQVAVISRRAPYAGHCAQEALDLAMMAGTFGLECALFVAGDGVFQLVKHQQPEPLQRKNFSKTFAALEFYDVEPIYVLESSLSERGINPQDLLPEVSILSPELWQQTLAGYQHLVSL from the coding sequence ATGACCCAGGTCGCCGTTATCAGTCGCCGCGCCCCTTATGCAGGTCACTGTGCTCAGGAAGCCCTGGATCTGGCCATGATGGCGGGCACCTTTGGTCTGGAGTGCGCGCTGTTCGTTGCCGGTGATGGCGTTTTTCAACTGGTTAAACACCAACAGCCGGAGCCCTTGCAGCGCAAAAATTTCAGCAAGACCTTTGCCGCGCTGGAGTTTTACGATGTGGAGCCTATCTATGTGCTGGAATCCAGCTTGTCCGAACGCGGTATAAACCCGCAAGACTTATTGCCCGAGGTCAGCATCCTAAGCCCGGAACTGTGGCAGCAAACCCTCGCAGGCTATCAACACTTGGTGAGCTTGTAA
- the tusB gene encoding sulfurtransferase complex subunit TusB: protein MTLHLVTASPFSSPALEQCLAQLGDKDGILLLEDGVYALNAPSWQRRLNALNQPVYVLQSDCLARGMGESPALFHSVDMASVVELTLEYNNSLTWT from the coding sequence ATGACGCTACATCTGGTCACCGCCTCCCCCTTTTCGTCACCGGCACTGGAGCAGTGTTTGGCACAGTTAGGCGACAAGGATGGCATTCTTCTGCTTGAAGATGGGGTCTATGCGCTCAACGCCCCTAGCTGGCAGCGAAGGTTAAACGCCCTGAACCAACCTGTGTATGTGCTTCAAAGTGACTGCCTGGCCCGGGGAATGGGCGAATCACCGGCGCTCTTTCATTCGGTGGATATGGCGTCTGTGGTAGAATTGACGCTAGAGTACAACAACAGCCTGACCTGGACATGA
- a CDS encoding TusE/DsrC/DsvC family sulfur relay protein codes for MTSSIEFQGETIATDANGYLKSIDDWSEALAAEIARRDEIEMTEAHWEVVYFVRNFYLEFNTSPAIRALVKAMAKEYGPEKGNSRYLFRLFPDGPAKQATKIAGLPKPKKCL; via the coding sequence ATGACAAGCAGTATCGAATTTCAGGGCGAGACCATCGCCACCGACGCCAACGGTTATCTAAAGTCCATCGATGACTGGAGTGAGGCACTGGCCGCAGAAATTGCGCGGCGTGATGAGATTGAAATGACCGAGGCCCACTGGGAAGTGGTGTACTTTGTGCGTAATTTCTATCTGGAGTTTAATACCAGTCCGGCCATCCGCGCCCTGGTTAAGGCCATGGCTAAAGAGTACGGTCCAGAGAAAGGTAACAGCCGTTACTTGTTTCGCCTGTTTCCCGATGGCCCGGCCAAGCAGGCCACCAAGATCGCCGGTTTGCCCAAGCCAAAGAAGTGCCTCTAA
- the serS gene encoding serine--tRNA ligase — protein MLDPKFLRSDIETTAKRLASRGFELDVAAISALEEKRKALQVKTEQLQNERNVRSKSIGKAKAAGEDIQPLLAEVGKLGDDLDAAKQELGELLDELKQISLSIPNLPDDSVPEGSDEDQNQEVSRWGEPRQFDFEVNDHVDVAARLNKGLDFETASKLSGSRFVVMRGQIARLHRALTQFMLDLHTDEHGYQEMYVPYLVNNDSLYGTGQLPKFGEDLFHTQPATEEGQGMSLIPTAEVPLTNIGRDEIFDAAELPVKMTAHTPCFRSEAGSYGRDTRGLIRQHQFDKVELVQLVKPEQSFEALEQLTGHAEKVLQLLELPYRKMLLCTGDMGFGACKTYDLEVWLPAQNTYREISSCSNMLDFQARRMQARFRNPDTNKPELLHTLNGSGLAVGRTLVAILENYQQQDGSVTVPEALRSYMGGVEAITPE, from the coding sequence ATGTTAGACCCCAAGTTTTTACGTAGCGATATCGAAACCACCGCCAAGCGTCTGGCCAGCCGAGGCTTCGAGCTGGACGTGGCCGCCATCTCGGCACTGGAAGAAAAGCGCAAGGCCTTGCAGGTGAAAACCGAACAACTGCAGAACGAACGTAATGTGCGTTCTAAGTCCATCGGTAAGGCCAAGGCCGCCGGGGAAGACATTCAGCCGCTTTTGGCCGAAGTGGGTAAACTGGGCGACGATTTAGACGCCGCCAAGCAGGAGCTGGGTGAACTGCTGGACGAGTTAAAGCAGATCTCCCTGTCTATTCCCAATCTGCCCGATGATTCGGTGCCTGAAGGCAGTGATGAAGATCAGAATCAGGAAGTCAGCCGCTGGGGCGAGCCGCGCCAGTTTGATTTTGAGGTCAACGATCATGTGGATGTGGCCGCCAGGCTAAACAAGGGCCTGGATTTTGAAACAGCGAGTAAGCTAAGTGGCTCCCGCTTTGTGGTAATGCGTGGTCAGATCGCCAGGCTGCATCGGGCGCTAACCCAGTTTATGCTGGATTTGCATACCGACGAGCACGGCTATCAGGAAATGTACGTGCCATATTTGGTCAACAACGACAGCCTGTATGGCACCGGCCAGCTGCCCAAGTTTGGTGAGGATCTGTTCCATACTCAGCCTGCCACCGAAGAAGGACAGGGCATGAGTCTGATCCCCACCGCCGAGGTACCGCTGACCAATATTGGCCGGGATGAGATCTTCGATGCTGCTGAGCTGCCCGTGAAGATGACCGCCCACACGCCGTGTTTTCGCAGTGAAGCAGGCTCTTACGGTCGCGATACCCGCGGCCTGATTCGCCAGCATCAGTTCGACAAGGTGGAGTTGGTGCAATTGGTTAAGCCCGAACAGTCTTTCGAGGCTTTAGAGCAGTTGACCGGTCATGCAGAGAAGGTATTACAGCTGCTGGAACTGCCTTATCGCAAGATGTTGCTGTGCACCGGCGATATGGGCTTTGGTGCCTGCAAGACTTATGACCTTGAGGTGTGGCTACCGGCGCAAAATACCTATCGGGAAATTTCTTCCTGCTCCAACATGTTGGATTTCCAGGCCCGTCGTATGCAAGCCCGTTTCCGTAACCCGGATACCAATAAGCCCGAGTTACTGCATACTCTGAATGGTTCCGGTTTGGCCGTGGGCCGTACACTGGTGGCTATCCTGGAAAACTATCAGCAGCAGGATGGTTCGGTGACCGTGCCTGAAGCATTGCGCTCCTATATGGGCGGTGTGGAAGCAATAACGCCAGAATAA
- the crcB gene encoding fluoride efflux transporter CrcB produces the protein MNNLALYGVIALGGAGGACLRYFISSLALQWFGKGFPFGTLAVNVIGSALMGMVYAALEAEALAGHPWRAFVSIGFIGALTTFSTFSLDTLLLVQQGAWLKAGANVILNVLCCLAAAWLGMQIIFSKG, from the coding sequence ATGAATAATCTGGCCCTGTACGGCGTCATTGCTTTGGGGGGAGCAGGCGGTGCCTGCCTGCGTTATTTTATTTCCTCGCTGGCGCTGCAGTGGTTTGGCAAAGGCTTTCCCTTTGGTACACTTGCCGTCAATGTTATTGGCTCGGCCCTGATGGGCATGGTGTATGCCGCTTTAGAGGCCGAGGCTCTGGCCGGTCACCCCTGGCGGGCCTTTGTCAGTATTGGCTTTATCGGTGCACTGACCACCTTTTCCACTTTTTCTCTGGATACGCTGCTGCTGGTGCAGCAGGGAGCCTGGTTGAAGGCCGGTGCCAATGTGATTTTAAATGTGCTTTGCTGTCTAGCGGCAGCATGGCTGGGAATGCAAATTATTTTTTCGAAAGGGTAA
- a CDS encoding replication-associated recombination protein A, producing MTQSFDFGETNPFVPLAAQLRPEKIEDYVGQAHILGPDKPLRHALEQGKAHSMILWGPPGTGKTTLAELIARYCEAHVERISAVTSGVKEIRAAIDNAKQQASARGKVTILFVDEVHRFNKSQQDAFLPYIEDGTVIFIGATTENPSFELNRALLSRARVYVLKSLTKDDLNQMLDRALAEPRFSDTTLTGEARQQLLFLSQGDGRRMLNYLELAADFCPGAEITPQAVQDAVGGKVMAFDKGGDQFYDMLSAIHKSVRGSSPDGALYWYCRMLEAGADPLTIARRCLAIASEDIGNADPRALQVCLNAWDIFHRVGPAEGERAIAQALIYCASAPKSNAVYTAFKAARKLAREDHDYEVPVHLRNAPTKLAKSMGHGEEYRYAHNEPGAYAAGECYLPEELKGTRFYEPSDRGLEKQISAKLDYLRQQDQHSKVKRYE from the coding sequence ATGACTCAGTCGTTCGACTTTGGCGAAACCAACCCCTTCGTGCCTCTGGCCGCTCAGCTAAGGCCGGAGAAGATCGAGGATTACGTCGGCCAGGCCCATATTCTGGGGCCGGACAAACCTCTGCGTCACGCATTGGAGCAGGGCAAGGCGCACTCCATGATCCTCTGGGGGCCGCCGGGCACCGGCAAGACCACGCTGGCCGAGCTCATTGCCCGCTATTGCGAAGCCCATGTGGAGCGGATCTCGGCAGTCACCTCAGGAGTGAAAGAGATTCGTGCGGCGATCGACAACGCCAAACAGCAGGCCAGCGCCCGCGGCAAGGTGACCATCTTATTTGTGGATGAGGTACACCGCTTTAATAAGTCCCAGCAGGATGCCTTCTTACCCTATATCGAAGATGGCACGGTGATCTTTATCGGTGCCACCACGGAAAACCCTTCCTTCGAACTCAACCGGGCCTTGCTATCCCGCGCCCGGGTCTATGTACTGAAGTCTCTGACCAAGGATGATCTGAATCAGATGCTCGACAGGGCCCTGGCAGAGCCGCGCTTTAGTGATACCACGCTCACCGGAGAGGCCCGCCAGCAGCTGTTATTTCTAAGCCAGGGCGACGGTCGCCGGATGCTGAATTATCTGGAACTGGCGGCGGATTTTTGCCCGGGAGCGGAGATCACACCCCAGGCGGTTCAGGATGCGGTGGGCGGCAAGGTGATGGCCTTCGATAAGGGCGGCGATCAGTTTTACGATATGCTATCGGCGATTCATAAATCGGTGCGCGGCTCGTCGCCCGATGGCGCGCTCTATTGGTATTGTCGGATGCTGGAGGCGGGGGCCGACCCCTTGACCATTGCGCGGCGCTGTCTGGCGATTGCCTCGGAGGATATTGGTAATGCCGACCCCCGGGCTTTGCAGGTCTGCTTAAACGCCTGGGATATTTTTCATCGGGTGGGCCCGGCCGAAGGCGAGCGGGCCATCGCCCAGGCACTCATCTATTGTGCCAGTGCGCCTAAGAGCAATGCCGTCTACACCGCCTTTAAGGCGGCGCGCAAGCTGGCACGGGAAGATCACGACTACGAGGTGCCGGTGCATCTTAGAAATGCCCCCACAAAACTGGCTAAGAGTATGGGCCATGGAGAAGAATACCGTTACGCTCACAATGAGCCGGGCGCCTATGCCGCCGGTGAGTGTTATCTGCCAGAAGAGTTAAAAGGCACACGCTTTTATGAGCCCAGCGATCGCGGGCTGGAAAAGCAGATCTCGGCGAAGCTGGACTATCTGCGCCAGCAGGACCAGCACAGTAAGGTAAAGCGCTATGAATAA
- the lolA gene encoding outer membrane lipoprotein chaperone LolA: MKKLLLSCALFFSSLAAAEGAKEALEQKLDALNTYQAEFKQTVTDAENTVIQQAEGLLQLQKPNQLRWELYAPNDTIVIADGDTVWHIDPFVEQVVAMNQSEAVQNNPLVLLAQRDPDTWAQFNVSRDDSDFVVASRSDDSHIAQLRIRFDDNTLSKLTMLDRQQQTSEFDFYNIQQNVLLEQGLFNYNLAKGYELDDQR, encoded by the coding sequence ATGAAAAAACTACTACTCAGTTGTGCGTTATTTTTTTCCAGCCTGGCAGCGGCCGAAGGCGCCAAAGAGGCGTTAGAACAAAAGCTGGATGCGCTGAATACCTATCAGGCCGAGTTTAAGCAGACGGTGACCGATGCCGAAAACACCGTTATTCAGCAGGCTGAGGGCTTGCTGCAACTGCAAAAGCCTAATCAATTACGCTGGGAGTTGTACGCGCCCAACGACACCATCGTTATCGCCGATGGCGACACTGTCTGGCACATCGACCCCTTTGTGGAGCAGGTGGTGGCCATGAACCAGTCCGAGGCGGTGCAGAATAATCCGCTGGTACTGTTGGCTCAGCGCGATCCGGACACCTGGGCGCAGTTTAACGTCAGCCGGGACGATAGCGACTTTGTGGTCGCAAGCCGCAGTGACGACAGTCATATCGCTCAGCTTAGGATTCGTTTCGACGATAACACGCTAAGCAAGCTGACCATGCTCGACAGGCAGCAGCAAACCAGTGAGTTTGATTTTTACAATATCCAGCAGAATGTGTTGTTAGAACAGGGGCTGTTTAACTACAACCTCGCTAAAGGATATGAGCTGGACGACCAGCGTTAA
- a CDS encoding DNA translocase FtsK: MARLSGIQRIMEVGMIISSAFALFLLLSLASFDPADPSWSQAGFRDEIHNAAGPIGAWFADILLNTFGYVAYLFPFAAALLGWFLFQQTKHLMELDYLTISLRLIGTILVMVGATGLGSLNFDDIYTFSAGGFMGDAISGRLLPYFNLPGTILLLLCFFCTGFTLMTGISWLLIVDTMGEWAIRGTQALMQLPNKLSGFSISMPKRAHEEQEPQAEPNRMATEPDVPFEPDPVPETEPDKPASNSKVAGLFKRKKAAEPKMEDDKPVMREEPVIADLPPMDEPSMPEEPVMLDPMADKKQAAKHTRPEPKKPVVEGEMPSFDLLDRPDKNQNPITQEELDQVSRLVEEKLADFNVDATVVGVYPGPVITRFELDLAPGVKVSKISNLSKDLARALSAMSVRVVEVIPGKSVIGLELPNKNREMVRLSEVIESEAFKKSPSPLTMVLGADISGKPVIVDLAKMPHLLVAGTTGSGKSVGVNVMILSLLYKSTPEDVRLIMIDPKMLELSVYEGIPHLLAEVVTDMNEAANALRWCVGEMERRYRLMSELGVRNLKGYNAKVADAIERGEPIKDPLWKPEESMETEAPDLEKLPSIVVVVDEFADMMMIVGKKVEELIARIAQKARAAGIHLILATQRPSVDVITGLIKANVPTRIAFQVSSKVDSRTIIDQQGAEALLGAGDMLYLPPGSGVPTRVHGAFVDDHEVHNVVADWQSRGEPEYVDEILNGEATAEVLLPGEQPEGGDQEMDAFYDEAVAFVTEKRKVSVSSIQRQFRIGYNRAARIVEQMEHSGVVSAQGHNGNRDVLAPPPPPRD, translated from the coding sequence ATGGCACGTTTATCCGGTATCCAAAGGATCATGGAAGTAGGCATGATCATCAGCAGCGCCTTTGCGCTGTTTTTGCTGTTGTCGCTGGCTTCCTTCGACCCGGCTGATCCCAGCTGGAGCCAGGCCGGATTTCGCGATGAGATCCACAATGCCGCCGGGCCGATTGGTGCCTGGTTTGCCGATATTCTGCTGAACACCTTTGGCTATGTGGCTTATTTATTTCCGTTTGCCGCGGCCCTGTTAGGCTGGTTTTTATTCCAGCAGACCAAACATCTGATGGAGCTGGATTACCTGACCATCAGCCTGCGCCTTATTGGCACCATCCTGGTAATGGTGGGTGCCACGGGCCTGGGTAGCCTGAACTTCGATGATATTTACACGTTTTCCGCCGGTGGTTTTATGGGCGATGCCATCAGCGGCCGGCTGCTGCCGTATTTTAATCTGCCTGGCACCATCTTACTGCTGCTGTGCTTTTTCTGTACCGGCTTTACCCTGATGACCGGTATTTCCTGGCTATTGATTGTGGATACCATGGGCGAATGGGCCATTCGCGGCACTCAGGCGCTGATGCAACTGCCCAATAAGTTATCCGGTTTTTCTATCTCCATGCCCAAGCGCGCACATGAAGAACAGGAACCGCAAGCCGAACCGAACCGAATGGCCACAGAGCCCGATGTGCCCTTTGAGCCGGATCCTGTGCCCGAGACCGAACCCGATAAGCCAGCCAGCAACAGCAAGGTTGCCGGCCTGTTTAAGCGTAAAAAGGCGGCCGAGCCGAAGATGGAGGACGACAAGCCGGTTATGCGTGAAGAGCCGGTGATTGCCGATTTGCCGCCTATGGATGAACCCTCCATGCCGGAAGAGCCCGTGATGCTGGACCCCATGGCGGATAAGAAGCAGGCCGCCAAACATACCAGGCCCGAACCCAAGAAGCCGGTGGTGGAAGGGGAAATGCCGTCTTTCGACTTACTGGATCGGCCGGATAAGAATCAAAACCCCATTACCCAGGAAGAGCTGGATCAGGTCTCTCGTTTGGTGGAAGAGAAGCTGGCTGACTTTAATGTGGATGCGACCGTGGTGGGTGTGTATCCGGGCCCGGTGATCACCCGTTTCGAGCTGGATCTGGCGCCGGGCGTTAAGGTGTCCAAGATCAGCAACCTGTCCAAAGATCTGGCACGGGCCTTATCGGCCATGTCGGTACGGGTAGTAGAGGTGATCCCCGGAAAATCGGTGATCGGTCTGGAACTGCCGAATAAAAACCGCGAAATGGTGCGTTTAAGCGAAGTCATCGAATCGGAAGCCTTTAAGAAATCTCCGTCGCCACTGACCATGGTGCTGGGCGCGGATATCTCCGGTAAACCGGTGATTGTGGATCTGGCCAAGATGCCGCACCTGTTGGTGGCCGGTACCACGGGCTCGGGTAAGTCGGTGGGCGTCAACGTGATGATTCTCAGCCTGCTGTACAAATCCACGCCCGAAGATGTGCGCCTGATCATGATCGACCCCAAGATGCTGGAGCTTTCGGTGTACGAGGGCATTCCGCACTTGCTGGCTGAGGTGGTCACCGATATGAATGAGGCTGCCAATGCGTTGCGCTGGTGTGTGGGCGAGATGGAACGCCGCTACCGGCTGATGTCGGAGCTGGGCGTGCGTAACCTGAAAGGCTATAACGCCAAGGTGGCCGATGCCATCGAGCGCGGCGAGCCGATTAAAGATCCTCTGTGGAAACCGGAAGAGAGCATGGAAACCGAGGCCCCGGATCTGGAAAAACTGCCCAGCATCGTGGTGGTGGTGGACGAATTCGCCGATATGATGATGATCGTCGGCAAGAAGGTGGAAGAGCTGATAGCCCGAATCGCCCAGAAGGCGAGGGCGGCAGGCATTCACCTGATCCTGGCCACGCAGCGGCCCTCGGTGGATGTGATCACCGGTTTGATTAAGGCCAATGTGCCTACGCGAATTGCCTTTCAGGTGTCGTCTAAGGTGGATTCACGCACCATTATCGACCAGCAGGGGGCCGAAGCCTTGCTGGGCGCCGGTGATATGCTGTATCTGCCGCCGGGCTCAGGCGTGCCGACCCGGGTTCACGGTGCCTTTGTGGATGACCACGAGGTGCATAATGTGGTGGCCGACTGGCAGTCTCGCGGCGAGCCGGAATATGTGGATGAAATTCTCAATGGCGAAGCCACCGCTGAAGTCTTATTGCCGGGTGAGCAGCCCGAAGGCGGCGATCAGGAGATGGACGCCTTCTACGACGAAGCCGTGGCCTTTGTCACCGAAAAACGCAAGGTGTCGGTGTCCAGTATCCAGCGTCAGTTCCGCATCGGCTATAACCGGGCGGCGCGCATTGTGGAGCAGATGGAGCACTCCGGTGTGGTCAGTGCCCAGGGCCACAATGGCAACCGCGATGTGTTGGCACCGCCACCCCCTCCAAGAGATTAA
- the lrp gene encoding leucine-responsive transcriptional regulator Lrp encodes MVDNCMLVKTPKHLDRIDRNILVELQKNGRISNVDLSKKVGLSPTPCLERVRRLEQQGYITGYHAQVDPSKLGAAMLVFVEITLTKTSVDIFAEFSAAVKKQEDIQECHLVSGDFDFLLKARVADMSSYRKLLGDTLLRLPGVSESRTYVVMEEVKHTGNLKINLK; translated from the coding sequence TTGGTAGATAATTGTATGCTGGTAAAAACCCCAAAACACCTCGATCGCATTGACCGCAATATCCTGGTGGAGCTGCAGAAAAATGGCCGTATTTCCAACGTGGATCTGTCTAAAAAGGTGGGCTTGAGCCCAACACCGTGTCTGGAGCGAGTGCGCCGTTTAGAGCAGCAAGGCTATATTACCGGTTATCACGCTCAGGTGGACCCGTCCAAGCTGGGCGCCGCCATGCTGGTGTTTGTGGAAATTACCCTGACTAAAACCTCGGTGGACATCTTTGCAGAATTTTCTGCTGCGGTGAAAAAGCAGGAGGATATTCAGGAATGCCATCTGGTGTCCGGCGATTTTGATTTCTTGCTCAAGGCCCGGGTGGCGGATATGTCCAGCTATCGGAAACTGCTGGGCGATACACTGCTGCGTTTACCCGGTGTGAGTGAGTCGCGCACCTATGTGGTGATGGAAGAAGTGAAACACACCGGCAATTTAAAGATTAACCTTAAATGA